The Aspergillus fumigatus Af293 chromosome 3, whole genome shotgun sequence region AAACATGACCTTAATATTACCACGGGCATCAAAACCATCCAGCTGTGTAATCAACTCAAGCATAGTACGCTGAACCTCGTTGTCaccaccagctccatcaTCGAAACGAGCACCGCCGACCGCGTCGATTTCGTcaaagaagatgatgcaCGCCTTCTTGGTACGGGCCATCTCAAAAAGTTCTCGAACCATTCGTGCACCCTCACCAACGTACTTTTGAACCAACTCGCTACCAATAACACGGATGAAGGTGGCGTCCGTCCGGTTAGCGACTGCTCGAGCGCAGAGGGTCTTGCCGGTACCGGGAGGACCGTACAGCAGCGCGCCCTTTGGCGGATCGATACCGAGGTTGACGAATCGTTCCGGTGACAGCAAAGGCATTTCGACAACTTCTCTCAGCTTCTCGATCTGCTCCTTGCATCCACCAACATCGCCGTAGGTCACGTCCGGCTTGTCTTCgaccgtcatcatcgtcacgCTAGGGTCGATCTTAGGAGGAAGGGGTAACATGATCTGGTATTTATTCCGGTCGACGCTATCAAATAATCAGAATTGTCAAAAGAACAGAAGCCGTAGTCACTTACCCGACTCTCATGCCTTCTTCGATATCCGTCGGGCTCACTCTCTCCCCTAAATTCACGACAAACTTGGCGATCTGCTTGACGTTGATGACATATTTGCTCTTATCGGGATCTTTCTCGTCGGAAATGATCTTTGTACAGCGAGCCACCTGCAATGGCTGTTCCTCCGCCATGCGTTGCCTATCTGCAGCAACATCCCAAAGGTGTGGAGGTGCAAGACCGGTGTCGGATTCCTGTCTGAAGTCAGCCAAGGTCCGGAGATAACAAAGCACTAAGTTCAACAAACCTTGACGCCAATCTTCTCGTTTACACTCGCTTGTTTGTCCTTGATCTGTTTTTCGAGCTTCTTTAATGCGGTCGCGTAGGGAGCGGCGCCGTATGTCTTGAGTACTTGAATGTCACTGTCTCATCATCAGCCGATACCTCACAGA contains the following coding sequences:
- the rpt1 gene encoding proteasome regulatory particle base subunit RPT1 — its product is MPSATGANWEKYRKNFADDEEPEKKITPLTDDDIQVLKTYGAAPYATALKKLEKQIKDKQASVNEKIGVKESDTGLAPPHLWDVAADRQRMAEEQPLQVARCTKIISDEKDPDKSKYVINVKQIAKFVVNLGERVSPTDIEEGMRVGVDRNKYQIMLPLPPKIDPSVTMMTVEDKPDVTYGDVGGCKEQIEKLREVVEMPLLSPERFVNLGIDPPKGALLYGPPGTGKTLCARAVANRTDATFIRVIGSELVQKYVGEGARMVRELFEMARTKKACIIFFDEIDAVGGARFDDGAGGDNEVQRTMLELITQLDGFDARGNIKVMFATNRPSTLDPALMRPGRIDRKIEFSLPDVEGRANILRIHAKSMSVERDIRWELISRLCPNATGAELRSVATEAGMFAIRARRKVATEKDFLAAVDKVIKGNLKFNSTATYMQYN